Genomic segment of Candidatus Methanomethylicota archaeon:
CCAATCCAATAAAACCCTCAAAAATTCTAATGGAAGGGGGATTTAAAGGTTTCCATGAAAATATGGATTCAAGGCTAATAGTAGAAGGATGTGAAGCATAGGAGTATTATTGCTGGAACTAGGATTAAACCCAAAACCCTACGCTTGAAACTAAGTGGTGAAACATCATCCAATGGACCTGGATGCCCCCTATATATCTGCATGAAAAGAGCCAGCAAAGCCATCAATAGGAAACCTGAAAACATGAGGATGAGCACACCAATATATGCAATAACCTTATAATACTTCTCACCAAATATGGCTCTGGAAACGTGACCACCATCAAGCTGTGAAATTGGCATTAAATTTATGAATGTAACGAGGAAGCCTATCCAACCTGCAAATGCAACGGGATGCAACAATAGATCGTACTTAGCGAAATCAGATGGCCTGAAAACTTGAACAAGGAAATCGAAGATGGCTGGTACGGGAATATAAACACCATAAATCATACCCTTCGGGATAATGTAGGATAATCTAAGCCCAAGAATCGATACAAGCACTGCAGCCGAGAAACCAATTAGGGGGCCGCTTAAACCAACATCGAAAAGTTGATCCCTATTAACCATGGGAGACCTCTGAACTATTATCGCCCCCATAGTTCCACCTATCTCAGGGGGTCCTGGAATGAAGTATGGGAAGCTTGTCTCAACATCATGTATCTTAGATGCAATTTTATGTCCAAACTCATGAAGTCCAGCTACAGCTAAAAGGCATAGGACATATAGAGCTATGTTTAGAGGTACATTGCGCTTCGGATCCACAATATCAAATGATAAGCTTGTAACTTGTAGGTATCCACTGTAAGTTATGGTGGCTAGAGTTGCCAAAAACAATACTATGGCGGCAATTCTATTGCTCCCACCAAACCCACCCTCAAACCTGAACACTCTAAGGAAGATTTTACCATCATGCTTCCTCAATGTTGGAAGATAGCCGGAACCCTTCATGCAATCATATAGAGATTTAAACTTCAACTTAAGATCTGGGGTTGGAGATATTATGAACGTGGGAACCCCGAATTGTATAGAGAAATCTTCAACGTTGAAAAACCTCCTAACTAGAGCTTCAATGGAAGTTACATCAACCATGGATTCTGCCATAAACCATCAACTACAATCATGAACAGTAAAACCTAAAAATATTTCCATAATAAATTGGTCTTAGGGAATACTATTGTCTAAAGCAAAGTACACCATAAGGATGGTTGAATTGAAAGATATACCAGTGGTCATGGATATAAATATGAAGTGCCTACCAGAAAACTACACGCAATCCTTCTTCATACAACACTACAAGAAGTTTCCAAAAGCATTCCTTGTGGCTGAAGTTGAGGGGAGGGTTGTGGGATACATAATGTGTAGGGTGGAGCATGGAATTTCAAACTTCAAATTCACATTGACAAAGAAGGGGCATGTAATATCCATAGCAGTACTACCAGAGTATAGGAGGATGGGGATAGGATACAACTTAATGGTTAAGGGGATGGAGGCATTGAAGGAGTATGGAGCTACAGAAGTATATTTGGAAGTTAGGGTTAGCAATTATCCAGCCATACACCTATATGAGAAACTAAACTATGTAATAGTGAATAGGATTCATGGATACTATGCTGATGGAGAAGATGCATATGTAATGGCTAGACCACTATGATAATGAAACTTCCAAAGCCAATCTAACAGCTCTAAGAACCTCATTGAAAGCCATGGATGGTGGAGGTTCACCCCTAACATCACCAATAACCTTACCAGCAGCTTGCTCCAAGGTATATGGAATATGCATAAACCCTGCCCTACCATCAACTTCGAAAACTTTCATGAAATGAAGCCCAAGATACATAACACAATTACATAGATATGTCCCCGCAGTATTGGATACTGCAGCCGGAATCCCAGATTCCAAGAGACGCTTAACAATAGCCTTAATGGGGAGAGTTGAGAAGTATGCCGCAGGCCCCCCTGGAATTATGGGTTCATCCACAGGATTGAAACCATCATTATCTGGACCTGAATCCATAACGTTCAATGCAACCCTCTCCACACGTATAAATGATGATCTTGGTGCAAGTCCTAAACTGAGCAAAACCCTAGGCTTAAACCTCGAAACATAACCTTCCAATAAACCCTTAACCCTAACATATGATACTGGAAGAACCACGCCCACAACATCTTCACCCATAATCTTCAATCCATCCATAACCTTAGCTATCTCACCAGATGGATTATAATTCTCCTTACCATAAGGCTCAAACCCAGTTACCAATACAACCATAACCATCAAACCCAAACATAAATGTGGAGTGGGTAAAATAGAAAAAAGTTTCCATTAAGATGATTCTGCTTCACTGGTTAATCAGCGGATATTGAACTTCTATCAGCATAATACTTCTTAACATACTTAGGCTTCAATTTTGAAGCAATATAATTGAATGCAACTTCCGGATCACTCTTCTCACCACAAGTGTAAACATCCAGCGTTGCATATGAATATTCAGTCCAAGTATGTATGGCTATATGGCTTTCCACAACCAAAACTATAACTGAAACTCCACCCTTCTCTCCACCAAACTTCCAAGACTTAACATCCCAAACAGTCATATTCGCCATCTTCGCAGCTTCAACAGCCACATCCCTCAAAAACTTCTCATCAGATAGAACATTGACATCGCAATCGTATAAATTGCCGTAGACATGCTTTCCAATTATCACCTTAGCCTTTTCCACCATTTCCCTATCTTCAGATAAAAGTGCAATACACATTTAATATTTAAACCTTTTTATTTTTGCCACCCATAAGCCATGATAATGGGATATCCTGCCAAGACCCATCAGGCTTAACCCTCCTAATAGTCAGCGGTAAAACCCCCCTCTCCAACTCCATTATTGCAATATCTATTGATGAAAACTTCCCACCCTCAACATTTATGAGTATTGGAGCCCCCAAAGCTATCTGTAAAGCCCTAGCCCCAATGATCCTAGCCTTCTCATATGAAGTCAACCTTGGGGGGCCCACAAATATCTTTGGGGTAGAGCTTTGAACATCACTGAAAGACGGTTGAGAATCGCAAACAGAAAACAACGCCACACCACACCCCAAGCAAATCAAAGAATTAAAAATAGTTTTGAAGTATATTAATATTTATTTATTTCCTCCAAAAATGGATTCAGCGAAATTGTGTGATATAGATATGGGTTGGGGGGATGACTGGGAAATCGTAATCTCAACAATAATTCTAATTGCAATATCAATGACGCTCATAACCCTCAGAATTATTGGAAAACCAGTATTTGAAATATCCTTCGAAACCCTAGTAATACATGTAGCAACCATAGTGGCCATAGCATCATGCATATACATAATCATTTCAAAGAGGAGGAAACAAATATAACCCCACAAATCATCTTATGATTTGATGATGCCAGAACTATACTATGCTGGAATAGCACTAATAATGTTGGGTATAATCATAATAGTGATTGGAATGATGCTGACGATCTTAAGGGGGAGGGGTGGGGGAGTGGAGGGAGGAGGGGTGGTGCTAATAGGCCCAATCCCAATAGTAATTGGGACAAGTAGCAGGGTTATTAAGGTAATGCTGATAGTGACGATAATAATGATGGTATTCATAATAGCACTCATGATGTTATGGGTGAAATTATGGTGAAATGCGAAATATGTGGAATTGGGGATGCAAAATATGTTTGCAGTAAATGTGGGAGGAGAGTATGCGGGGAATGCTTCAACATACAATTCTGGATGTGTAGGGAATGCATGGGTAAAAGCTACCCCACATACGTTGAGGGGTGGAGGGTGGCTGACACATTAATGAAGACATTCACAATAGGATTCATAGTAATCCTAATTGGAATAATTCTAATAATGCTATCGCAAATAATGATTGGAGGAGCTTTTGGAGGGATAATAATATTCCCATTCATACCAATAATATTCTTCCAGAAATTGGAGGGGGCAACGGCAATACTATTCACATTACTCATGATGATTGCAATGATAATTATAATTGTAATATGGATGTACTTGACTAGGAAAATACTTACATAAAAAAATGGAAATTCACCTATAATATAAGTAGATTTTATGACTGCTCCACTCATCATGAATAACTTCAACCTTGACAGGCCTCCACCCTGGAATCTCAAAATCATGTGATACAACCCTAGTTCCAGGTCTAAGCTCCCTCTCAAGCTTAGGTCTTAAACGTTCATTAACACTTGTCAATAGGTATAATGTAACAACATCAGCATCACTTATATTAACATCGAAGAAGTTTCCATGAATAACCCTAACCCTACCCTGAAGATTCTCAGCAATAATCCTATCCTCAATCTGCTTAACAAGTTGAGGCCTAATCTCAATACCCACAGCCCTAGCCTTAAACTCCTTAGCAGCAATGAAAAGTATCCTACCATCCCCTGCACCAAGATCATAGACAAGTTCATCAGGCTTAACATTACAGAGCTGAAGCATCCTCCTAACCACATTCTCAGGGGTTGAAACGAAGGGGACATCATAATGATACGTCCAAACCACCAAAACATAAAGTAAGAATATGTGGGATATAAAGATAATTCACATGGAGGTTATACGTAAACCCTTAAATGTAGATTACTCAAAAGGATTTAATGAAAGTTAAATGGTTAAAAGAGATTTAATGGAGAAATTGGAGCGAATAGAATACTTACTGGAATACTTATCTAGGGAGATTGAAACGATAAAGAGGGTTTTGGGGATTGGTGGAGGGATATTCACAATTCTGGAAGGTGGAATAGAAACGTACAAAACTGCAACATCAGAATACAAGAGGATAATAAGCTTTGAGAAGATGATTAGAAACATGAAAATGGACAATATATCAAAGGAAATACTGAGAATCCTAGCTTATACAGGTCCAATGAATATAACACAAATAACCATGGAGCTAAAGAGGAGGAGGGGGAAAGCTTCAAGACTCACAGTAACCCAAAAGCTAAAGAAGCTTATGGAAATTGGTATTGTAACTGAGGAAGCTAGGGGGAGGGAGAAGCTCTACCACTACAAAACAGAATCTTGAGAAAATAAACCTAGAATAACATGGGAAAAGTCCAATAAAATATTAGAAAATGATCAATCCAACATGGAAAACTTAATCACATTAAACATTGGAAATGTATTTGGAGGTGAAATAATTGGCTAAGGAGGGGGAAGTATCTGAAGATGTGGCTGAATTGAGGGAAGTATTAAACGTAATATCAGAATTCATAGATAAACTCCCAAAAATACTAAACGAATTAATATCAGCACTATACGCAGCAGATATAGGTGAAAAGCTTGGTAAAAGCGTTGGAGAATACTACAAGAAGTTGAAGGAAAGCGGAATACCAGATGATGTGGCAATAAAACTCACAGAAGCATACGCAAGGGAAGCAC
This window contains:
- a CDS encoding site-2 protease family protein; translation: MAESMVDVTSIEALVRRFFNVEDFSIQFGVPTFIISPTPDLKLKFKSLYDCMKGSGYLPTLRKHDGKIFLRVFRFEGGFGGSNRIAAIVLFLATLATITYSGYLQVTSLSFDIVDPKRNVPLNIALYVLCLLAVAGLHEFGHKIASKIHDVETSFPYFIPGPPEIGGTMGAIIVQRSPMVNRDQLFDVGLSGPLIGFSAAVLVSILGLRLSYIIPKGMIYGVYIPVPAIFDFLVQVFRPSDFAKYDLLLHPVAFAGWIGFLVTFINLMPISQLDGGHVSRAIFGEKYYKVIAYIGVLILMFSGFLLMALLALFMQIYRGHPGPLDDVSPLSFKRRVLGLILVPAIILLCFTSFYY
- the rimI gene encoding ribosomal protein S18-alanine N-acetyltransferase, which encodes MVELKDIPVVMDINMKCLPENYTQSFFIQHYKKFPKAFLVAEVEGRVVGYIMCRVEHGISNFKFTLTKKGHVISIAVLPEYRRMGIGYNLMVKGMEALKEYGATEVYLEVRVSNYPAIHLYEKLNYVIVNRIHGYYADGEDAYVMARPL
- a CDS encoding pyroglutamyl-peptidase I; translated protein: MVVLVTGFEPYGKENYNPSGEIAKVMDGLKIMGEDVVGVVLPVSYVRVKGLLEGYVSRFKPRVLLSLGLAPRSSFIRVERVALNVMDSGPDNDGFNPVDEPIIPGGPAAYFSTLPIKAIVKRLLESGIPAAVSNTAGTYLCNCVMYLGLHFMKVFEVDGRAGFMHIPYTLEQAAGKVIGDVRGEPPPSMAFNEVLRAVRLALEVSLS
- the speD gene encoding adenosylmethionine decarboxylase, which encodes MCIALLSEDREMVEKAKVIIGKHVYGNLYDCDVNVLSDEKFLRDVAVEAAKMANMTVWDVKSWKFGGEKGGVSVIVLVVESHIAIHTWTEYSYATLDVYTCGEKSDPEVAFNYIASKLKPKYVKKYYADRSSISAD
- a CDS encoding DNA-directed RNA polymerase subunit K, with amino-acid sequence MALFSVCDSQPSFSDVQSSTPKIFVGPPRLTSYEKARIIGARALQIALGAPILINVEGGKFSSIDIAIMELERGVLPLTIRRVKPDGSWQDIPLSWLMGGKNKKV
- a CDS encoding DUF131 domain-containing protein, with the protein product MMPELYYAGIALIMLGIIIIVIGMMLTILRGRGGGVEGGGVVLIGPIPIVIGTSSRVIKVMLIVTIIMMVFIIALMMLWVKLW
- a CDS encoding helix-turn-helix domain-containing protein, with amino-acid sequence MVKRDLMEKLERIEYLLEYLSREIETIKRVLGIGGGIFTILEGGIETYKTATSEYKRIISFEKMIRNMKMDNISKEILRILAYTGPMNITQITMELKRRRGKASRLTVTQKLKKLMEIGIVTEEARGREKLYHYKTES